The Scylla paramamosain isolate STU-SP2022 chromosome 39, ASM3559412v1, whole genome shotgun sequence genome includes a window with the following:
- the LOC135092327 gene encoding uncharacterized protein LOC135092327, translated as MLAALVAMYAVTNSVIGSVIVAATVGVRQGSSTSCLLFVLYVNDLIKIIKENSNPDGFLSWLHILVLMDDTVLLATTKDNLINKVTLLKQYCDSYGMKINATKTKFFVICGTEHDREAVSVDDLVVESCAQYTYLGSPFRAEGSVSAAVAAHMQAKMAHFNKFVLFLKKNCDWPFIVKKRIFDAALMSAVLYGCESWLNADLKPATKIYNWALKQLLGVRKTTCNDMCYIESGYPPLKDLVRSRQRKFFTKVWRERSVMNDDPLIRKHMWYKIVLVHNM; from the exons ATGCTGGCGGCACTTGTTGCTATGTACGCGGTAACGAACAGTGTCATCGGTTCAGTGATAGTAGCAGCCACGGTCGGGGTGCGTCAGGGTAGCTCAACATCTTGTCTGCTCTTTGTCCTGTACGTTAATGACCTGATTAAGATtatcaaagaaaatagtaatcctgatggtttcttgtctTGGCTACATATTTTAGTCCTAATGGATGATACGGTGCTCCTTGCAACAACCAAAGATAATTTAATCAATAAAGTAACATTGCTAAAACAGTACTGCGATAGCTATGGCATGAAGATcaatgcaacaaaaacaaaattctttGTTATATGTGGTACAGAACACGACAGAGAGGCAGTAAGTGTAGATGACCTGGTGGTGGAGTCGTGCGCACAGTACACCTATCTTGGCTCACCATTTAGAGCTGAAGGTTCCGTGTCAGCGGCAGTCGCGGCTCACATGCAGGCAAAGATGGCACACTTTaacaaatttgttttattcttaaagAAGAATTGTGACTGGCCCTTTAtcgtaaagaagagaatatttgaTGCTGCTCTCATGTCAGCCGTGCTGTATGGGTGTGAGTCGTGGCTGAACGCTGACTTAAAACCAGCCACAAAAATCTACAACTGGGCATTAAAACAGCTACTTGGAGTTAGGAAGACCACCTGCAATGATATGTGTTACATTGAATCTGGATATCCACCTTTAAAAGATCTTGTACGAAGTAGACAAAGAAAGTTCTTCACTAAAGTGTGGCGAGAAAGATCTGTAATGAATGACGATCCCCTAAT ACGGAAACACATGTGGTACAAGATTGTCCTAGTACACAACATGTGA